A stretch of the Archocentrus centrarchus isolate MPI-CPG fArcCen1 unplaced genomic scaffold, fArcCen1 scaffold_32_ctg1, whole genome shotgun sequence genome encodes the following:
- the tssc4 gene encoding U5 small nuclear ribonucleoprotein TSSC4: protein MCDQRPVSKHSHMMNSDDVDELSDSDNSEPEEQPSRAPFDPDLDHDDDDDSDGDELCATVPVNTVPSSFSLSGGSSAFSDRSHSIFDCLDSIDRQTLSSLNQNPVTDKPPLYTQKTNHPPSICPTPPKKRGVPDYLVHPERWTHYSLEDVSETSDQDNSRVAHQFLASLAQEAKADSPCDIQQKVMFSRPKRLPKEQAAEQLSPVRTKRMHLSHLVEEDEGEEAEGRKSKESLEKTEKGQKDEEEAVSGAVIQGDEMKAEESGPNFTSFRNMKAKNYRKRSRREDN, encoded by the coding sequence ATGTGTGATCAGAGACCTGTCAGTAAGCACAGTCATATGATGAACAGTGATGATGTGGACGAGCTGTCAGACAGCGACAACTCTGAGCCTGAAGAACAACCCAGCAGAGCTCCCTTTGACCCAGACCTGGAccacgatgatgatgatgacagtgaTGGTGATGAGTTGTGTGCAACAGTGCCTGTTAACACAGTTCCGAGTTCATTCAGTCTGAGCGGAGGGAGCTCAGCCTTCTCAGACCGCAGCCACAGCATCTTTGACTGCCTGGACAGTATTGACCGGCAGACTTTGTCCTCACTAAATCAGAACCCTGTTACAGACAAACCCCCGCTTTACACTCAAAAGACAAaccatcctccatccatctgtcccaCACCACCAAAGAAGAGAGGAGTCCCAGACTACTTGGTGCATCCTGAGCGATGGACACATTACAGTCTGGAGGATGTGAGTGAGACCAGTGATCAGGACAACAGCAGGGTGGCCCATCAGTTCCTGGCCAGTCTGGCACAAGAGGCAAAAGCTGATTCCCCCTGTGACATCCAGCAGAAGGTGATGTTCTCCAGACCCAAGCGACTGCCGAAGGAACaagctgctgaacagctgtcTCCTGTGAGAACAAAGAGGATGCATCTGAGTCACCTagtggaggaggatgagggtgaAGAGGCAGAAGGACGGAAATCTAAAGAAAGTCTCGAAAAGACTGAGAAAGGCCAAAAAGACGAAGAGGAAGCCGTGAGTGGAGCTGTGATTCAAGGAGACGAAATGAAGGCAGAAGAATCCGGCCCCAACTTTACCTCCTTCAGGAATATGAAGGCTAAAAACTACAGGAAGCGCTCAAGACGTGAGGACAACTGA